A window from Drosophila nasuta strain 15112-1781.00 chromosome 3, ASM2355853v1, whole genome shotgun sequence encodes these proteins:
- the LOC132789230 gene encoding cell adhesion molecule Dscam2 isoform X8, giving the protein MWISSRLFVICLLLRFDATISEPFETHLRGPGFVMEPPGRVEFSNSSGGWLDCSASGSPQPTIDWVHADGTAVTEIHGVRRVLRNGTLVLMPFAAAAYHQDIHNTIYRCIASNSVGRIVSRDVQVRAVVAQAYKVDVEVLSASRGCTAILRCVVPTFVKELVRVVSWVHEPAIYIYPSLQGDGKFHLLPTGELLIHNLQESDESQSFRCRSMHRLTRQVVVSSPTRLRINSHRGIISPSVVEHTSHVQVSQDEGAVLLCVAQGCPSPEYSWYTQNGAGPLPVLSGPRVRLLGPILAIEAVTGEDSGVYKCTASNVGGEASAELRLTVATPIQVEISPNVLSVHMGGTAEFRCVVTSNGSPVGMQNILWYKDGRQLPSSGRIEDTLVVPRVSRENRGMYQCVVRRPEGDTFQATAELQLGDAPPVLLYSFIEQTLQPGPAVSLKCSAAGNPTPQISWTLDGFPLPSNGRFMIGQYITVHGDVISHVNISHVMVEDGGEYSCIAENRAGRVEHAARLNIYGLPYIRLIPKVTAVSGETLNLKCPVAGYPIEEIHWERGGRELPDDIRQRVQPDGSLTISPVQKHTDSGVYTCWARNKQGHSARRSGEVTVIVPPIIEPFAFQDGLAEGMRTRTVCGVSRGDAPLKLIWLKDGEPLPELLGANVTMLDQYSSLLSIPSLSATHSGEYTCVAKNPAAEIKYTALLQVKVPPRWIVEPVDANVERNRHIMLHCQAQGVPTPSIVWKKATGSKSGEYEEVRERPFTKLLGNGSMLLQHVKEDREGFYLCQANNGIGTGIGKVIQLKVNSSPYFSSTSRSVTVKKGDTALLQCAVSGDKPINIVWMRSGKNTLNPSTNYKISVKQDATPDGVSAELQIRTVDATDSGPYFCRATNLYGNDQQLVQLQVQEPPQPPSVLEAAMISSRSVNLKWQPKALSSGDVSKYIVEYREAEATLFIDQWQHIEVKDPPSYNALIENLKPATRYAFRVIAEGNAGRSAPSQELIVRTEPQRPAGPPLSLSARPLSSTELLISWVAPLPELRHGDIQGYNVGYRLASSGNTAYNYTSVSGDGEGGNGELLLSGLSKFARYSIVVQAFNQVGPGPLSEPTAAQTMEDVPSRSPEDVRCAALTSQSLQVSWQPPPIYHTNGLLQGYKLIFEPIIDDIVPNKDEVESRKTTALTTVLTGLRKYTNYSIQVLAHTRMGDGVLSKPLYCHTEEDVPEAPSDIKVVVSSPQSLYVSWLPPTEPNGVITKYSLYTRVVNGREELNNEKRSLPSQQAYYEAKNLHPHMEYQFWVTASTRVGEGKSSRVASQITTNRVPARIISFGGAVVRPWRSTVTLPCTAVGKPKREWFKADVALRQGGLHNSQLLDTGDLIISSLQLADSGNYSCQVDNGIGTDRLTHMLLVQVPPSAPVLYVTSATSSSILMHWKCGFTGNAPITGYTLFYRRATGNTDEMQLSRHASSHELKGLVCGSTYQIHLNAHNKVGSSPASIMLHVRTQGQAPGLPATSSLLAPNSTSVLIRLHTWPDNGCPLMYFVLQYRAVTDDPDKEWILVSNALKPQRRVVISNLQSSTLYQLRMEAHNVAGVSPAEFSFVTLTKDGDPPPPEIVQRGQRGPSVFYGNINLLIPTIAAVSGMICTIALVIICYRHKQSNHIQKESLENRANSEAAQRERYYATIHKVSMQNNDKIPETSEDISPYATFQLSEAGNLSQPHHGGPANTLLHSFMYHERALAEGCSSPPPAASKNRRRHSRKTEPESEESESDQDQLTSSRTESSNQHEGKIKHSIIYHGAQSSTSSDLSPMSEQKSLPRRGRSRAGILRTLHPLQLQAECSAGAAFHHGERDAEHIELAEVECDVDTIKKLKLGQRSSLWSRPNSTTSQLQQEHQQQQQQQQQQQQQQQQRQQQQPPHKRAHSKSPQPQQQQPLQQQRPQQHSPAPGQKLLSEKSDYSISV; this is encoded by the exons ATGTGGATTAGTAGCCGCCTTTTTGtgatttgtttgctgctcAGGTTTG ATGCAACAATTAGCGAACCCTTCGAAACACATTTGCGCGGCCCCGGCTTCGTCATGGAGCCGCCGGGCCGCGTGGAGTTCTCGAACTCATCGGGAGGCTGGCTGGACTGCTCCGCCTCAGGGAGTCCACAGCCAACGATCGATTGGGTGCATGCGGATGGCACGGCGGTCACAGAGATACACGGCGTGAGGCGGGTGCTGCGGAACGGGACGTTGGTGCTGATGCCATTCGCGGCGGCTGCCTATCATCAGGATATACACAATACGATCTATCGTTGCATTGCCAGCAACTCGGTGGGTCGCATTGTGTCGCGGGATGTGCAAGTGCGAGCGG tTGTGGCGCAGGCCTACAAAGTGGATGTGGAGGTATTATCTGCGTCGCGCGGCTGCACCGCCATTTTGCGTTGTGTGGTGCCCACGTTTGTCAAGGAATTGGTACGAGTGGTCTCGTGGGTTCATGAACCCGCTATCTACATCTATCCCTCGCTGCAAGGCG ATGGCAAATTCCATTTGCTGCCAACCGGAGAGCTGCTAATCCATAATCTGCAGGAAAGCGACGAATCGCAATCCTTTCGCTGTCGCAGCATGCATCGTTTGACCCGTCAGGTTGTTGTCAGCTCGCCCACACGATTGCGTATTAATT CGCATCGCGGCATCATTTCGCCAAGCGTTGTCGAGCACACGTCTCATGTGCAGGTGTCGCAGGACGAGGGCGCGGTGCTTCTGTGCGTGGCACAGGGTTGTCCTTCGCCCGAATACAG cTGGTACACTCAGAATGGCGCTGGGCCATTGCCCGTTTTAAGTGGACCACGTGTGCGTCTGCTCGGACCCATATTGGCCATCGAGGCCGTGACCGGCGAGGATTCGGGTGTCTACAAGTGCACGGCAAGCAATGTGGGTGGCGAGGCGAGCGCCGAGTTGCGCCTAACGGTGGCCACGCCCATCCAAGTGGAGATCTCACCGAATGTGCTGAGCGTGCACATGGGGGGCACGGCCGAGTTCCGATGTGTGGTGACCAGCAATGGGAGCCCGGTGGGCATGCAGAATATCCTGTGGTACAAGGACGGCAGGCAGTTGCCCTCATCCGGTCGCATCGAGGATACGCTGGTGGTGCCGCGTGTCAGCCGTGAGAATCGTGGCATGTATCAGTGTGTGGTGCGACGGCCCGAGGGCGATACATTTCAGGCCACCGCCGAGCTGCAACTGGGCG atGCGCCGCCTGTGCTGCTCTATAGCTTCATTGAGCAAACGCTGCAGCCGGGACCAGCTGTGAGCCTCAAATGCTCCGCAGCCGGCAATCCAACGCCGCAAATTTCATGGACATTGGACGGATTTCCGCTGCCATCAAACGGAAG ATTTATGATCGGACAATACATCACGGTGCATGGAGATGTAATTAGTCATGTTAACATAAGCCATGTCATGGTCGAGGATGGTGGAGAGTATTCCTGCATAGCCGAGAATCGTGCGGGTCGAGTGGAGCATGCGGCCCGCTTGAATATTTATG GTCTGCCCTACATACGGCTGATACCAAAGGTGACCGCGGTCTCGGGTGAGACATTGAATCTGAAATGCCCCGTGGCCGGCTATCCCATCGAGGAGATACACTGGGAGCGTGGCGGACGCGAGCTGCCCGATGATATACGTCAGCGTGTGCAGCCGGACGGCTCGTTGACCATCAGTCCGGTGCAGAAGCATACGGATTCCGGTGTCTACACGTGCTGGGCCCGTAACAAACAGGGTCACAGTGCTCGGCGCAGTGGCGAGGTGACGGTCATAg TACCGCCGATCATAGAACCGTTCGCCTTCCAGGATGGCCTGGCCGAGGGTATGCGAACGCGCACCGTTTGCGGTGTCTCGCGCGGTGATGCGCCACTGAAGCTCATCTGGCTCAAGGATGGCGAACCTCTGCCCGAGCTGCTGGGTGCCAATGTCACCATGCTCGATCAGTATAGCTCGCTGCTGAGCATTCCCTCGCTATCGGCCACGCATTCTGGCGAATACACGTGCGTGGCCAAGAACCCGGCAGCCGAGATCAAGTATACCGCTCTGTTGCAGGTCAAAG TGCCACCACGTTGGATTGTGGAGCCCGTCGATGCGAATGTGGAGCGCAATCGTCACATAATGCTGCACTGCCAGGCTCAGGGCGTGCCCACGCCCAGCATAGTGTGGAAGAAGGCAACGG GCAGCAAATCTGGCGAATACGAGGAGGTGCGAGAGCGTCCTTTCACCAAGCTGCTGGGCAATGGCTCGATGCTGCTGCAACACGTGAAGGAGGATCGCGAGGGCTTCTATCTGTGTCAGGCCAACAATGGCATTGGCACGGGCATCGGAAAGGTCATACAGCTGAAAGTGAACT CCTCGCCATACTTCTCATCCACTTCACGCTCGGTCACAGTCAAGAAGGGCGACACAGCGCTGCTGCAGTGCGCCGTCAGCGGCGACAAGCCGATTAACATTGTGTGGATGCGTTCGGGCAAAAACACATTGAATCCATCAACCAATTACAA AATATCTGTGAAGCAGGACGCAACTCCCGACGGCGTTTCAGCCGAGCTGCAAATACGCACCGTGGATGCCACCGACAGTGGTCCGTACTTCTGTCGTGCCACCAATCTCTATGGCAACGATCAGCAGCTGGTGCAGTTGCAAGTACAGGAGCCGCCACAACCTCCAAGTGTGCTCGAGGCAGCCATGATCAGCAGTCGCTCTGTGAATCTCAAGTGGCAACCCAAAGCGCTGAGCTCAGGCGATGTCTCCAAATACATTGTGGAGTATCGCGAGGCAGAAG CCACGCTCTTCATCGATCAGTGGCAGCACATTGAGGTCAAGGATCCGCCTAGTTATAATGCGCTCATTGAGAACCTCAAGCCTGCTACTCGCTATGCCTTTCGAGTGATTGCCGAGGGTAATGCTGGACGCAGTGCGCCTAGCCAGGAGCTGATAGTGCGCACCGAGCCACAGCGTCCAGCTGGACCACCGCTAAGTCTCTCAGCACGTCCGCTTTCCTCGACTGAGTTGCTCATCAGTTGGGTGGCGCCTTTACCCGAGCTGCGCCATGGCGACATCCAAGGCTACAATGTGGGCTACAGACTGGCAAGCTCTGGCAACACGGCGTACAACTACACCTCCGTTTCGGGTGATGGAGAGGGCGGCAATGGCGAGTTGTTGCTGAGCGGACTGTCGAAATTCGCACGCTACAGTATCGTGGTGCAGGCCTTCAACCAAGTGGGTCCCGGACCGCTCTCAgagccaacagcagcacaaaCCATGGAGGATG TTCCAAGTCGCTCGCCGGAGGATGTGCGTTGTGCTGCGTTGACTTCGCAGTCGCTGCAGGTTTCGTGGCAGCCACCTCCAATTTACCACACCAATGGTTTGCTGCAGGGCTACAAGTTGATCTTTGAGCCCATCATCGATGACATTGTGCCCAACAAAGACGAGGTTGAGTCCCGCAAGACCACAGCTTTGACCACAGTGCTCACAGGACTGCGCAAGTACACCAACTACAGCATCCAAGTACTCGCTCACACTCGCATGGGAGATGGCGTGCTGTCTAAGCCTCTTTACTGCCACACCGAGGAGGATGTGCCCGAGGCACCGTCGGACATCAAAGTGGTGGTTAGCTCTCCCCAATCGCTCTATGTCTCCTGGCTGCCACCCACAGAGCCGAATGGCGTCATCACCAAGTACAGTCTATACACGAGAGTGGTGAATGGCCGGGAGGAGCTGAACAATGAGAAACGCAGTCTGCCCTCGCAGCAGGCGTATTACGAGGCCAAGAATCTGCATCCCCACATGGAGTATCAGTTCTGGGTGACGGCCTCGACCCGTGTGGGCGAGGGCAAGAGTTCGAGGGTTGCTTCGCAGATAACCACGAATCGCGTGCCTGCCAGAATCATTTCATTCGGCGGTGCTGTGGTGCGTCCTTGGCGCTCAACTGTCACGCTGCCCTGCACAGCGGTGGGCAAACCCAAACGCGAGTGGTTCAAGGCGGATGTGGCTCTGCGCCAAGGCGGATTGCACAACTCTCAGCTGCTGGATACTGGCGACTTGATCATCTCCAGCTTGCAACTAGCAGACAGTGGGAATTACAGTTGCCAGGTGGACAACGGCATTGGCACCGATCGCCTCACTCACATGCTGCTCGTCCAGGTGCCGCCTTCGGCTCCCGTTTTGTATGTGACCAGCGCCACCTCGAGCAGCATTCTGATGCACTGGAAGTGCGGCTTCACTGGCAATGCACCCATCACGGGTTACACGCTCTTCTATCGTCGTGCCACGGGCAACACGGATGAGATGCAGTTGTCCCGACATGCTTCTAGTCACGAACTGAAAGGTTTGGTCTGTGGCAGCACTTACCAGATCCATTTGAATGCCCACAATAAGGTGGGCAGCTCACCTGCCAGCATTATGCTGCATGTGCGCACTCAGGGTCAGGCTCCAGGATTGCCTGCAACGAGTAGCTTACTGGCTCCGAATTCCACTTCGGTGCTGATTCGACTTCACACCTGGCCGGACAATGGCTGTCCTCTCATGTACTTTGTGCTGCAGTATCGCGCAGTGACCGACGATCCCGACAAGGAGTGGATACTGG TTTCTAATGCCTTGAAACCTCAAAGACGCGTTGTAATTTCGAATCTGCAATCTTCAACGCTTTATCAGCTACGTATGGAGGCACATAATGTGGCGGGAGTGTCGCCAGCAGAGTTTAGCTTTGTGACGCTGACCAAGGATGGAGATCCGCCACCACCGGAGATTGTGCAGCGTGGTCAGCGCGGTCCAAGCGTGTTCTATGGCAACATCAATCTGCTGATACCGACTATAGCAGCTGTCTCTGGGATGATATGCACCATAGCCTTGGTCATAATTTGCTATCGTCACA AACAAAGCAATCACATACAAAAGGAATCACTTGAGAACCGGGCCAACTCAGAGGCAGCGCAGCGTGAACGCTACTATGCCACCATCCACAAGGTTTCCATGCAGAACAATGACAAAATTCCGG AAACCTCTGAGGACATTTCGCCATATGCCACCTTCCAATTGTCGGAGGCGGGCAACTTGTCGCAACCTCATCACGGCGGTCCGGCCAACACGCTGCTGCACTCGTTCATGTACCATGAGAGGGCTCTGGCCGAGGGCTGCTCGTCGCCACCACCAGCTGCG TCCAAGAATCGACGTCGCCACTCACGCAAAACCGAGCCGGAGAGCGAGGAGTCCGAGTCGGATCAGGATCAACTGACTTCCAGCCGGACCGAGTCTTCCAATCAGCACGAGGGCAAAATCAAGCACA GCATCATCTACCATGGAGCACAATCAAGCACATCCTCCGATCTGTCACCAATGTCCGAACAAAAATCATTGCCACGACGCGGTCGCTCCAG AGCTGGCATCCTGCGCACGCTGCatccgctgcagctgcaggcCGAGTGCTCCGCTGGTGCCGCCTTCCACCACGGCGAACGCGATGCCGAGCACATAGAGCTGGCCGAGGTTGAGTGCGATGTGGACACAATCAAAAAGCTGAAGCTGGGACAGCGTTCGTCGCTCTGGTCGCGTCCCAACTCGACCACATCTCAGTTGCAGCAggagcatcaacagcagcagcagcagcaacaacagcagcagcagcaacagcagcaacgtcaacagcagcaaccaccgCATAAGCGAGCACATTCAAAGTCACCGcaaccgcaacagcagcagccattgcaacaacaacgcccaCAACAACATTCCCCAGCTCCAGGCCAGAAATTGCTTAGCGAGAAATCGGATTATTCGATATCAGTGTGA